Proteins co-encoded in one Streptomyces sp. SLBN-31 genomic window:
- a CDS encoding sugar ABC transporter ATP-binding protein — protein sequence MHEAHDTSAHPVPPFGAEPLVRVRGLAKRFGGTLALAGIDLDVHAGSVLALLGPNGAGKSTLIKVLAGVHHADSGQVTVAGHPLGSPAASRHMSFIHQDLGLVEWMTVAENIALSTGYPRRAGLISWRLTREHCTEALRVVAGHLDPDTPISRLAPAERSLVAVARALAARARLIVLDEPTARLPAADCTRLFRVLHTLRDRGHGILYVSHRLDEVYEVADTFAVLRDGRLVSHGSPASHTPARLVRAITGEGPTDHRPATTPPGGPAILTLEGVRTPDAGPVSLELRRGEVLGLVGLTGAGHMDLARALAGARPLLGGRAFLGGRPYHPRTVVDAVGRGIALVPGDRQREGCLAELTVRENLLANPRAGGMSALRWISPRRERAEAGTLIERFSVRPDDGEAAIATLSGGNQQKVMIGRWLRLALRLLILEEPTASVDIGAKAAIHRLLDEALAAGLAVLLISSDFEEVVAVCRRALVFVRGSVTTELTGPALTVTELTRAASALPSSGTAANP from the coding sequence GTGCACGAGGCCCACGACACCTCTGCGCATCCGGTCCCGCCCTTCGGGGCGGAACCTCTGGTCCGTGTCCGCGGACTTGCCAAGCGCTTCGGGGGAACCCTCGCGCTCGCCGGGATCGACCTCGATGTCCACGCCGGCAGCGTCCTCGCCCTCCTCGGTCCCAACGGAGCGGGGAAGTCCACGCTCATCAAGGTGCTCGCCGGCGTCCACCACGCCGACTCGGGGCAGGTCACCGTGGCCGGGCACCCGCTCGGGAGTCCCGCCGCTTCCCGGCACATGTCCTTCATCCATCAGGACCTCGGCCTGGTGGAGTGGATGACGGTAGCCGAGAACATCGCTCTGAGCACCGGGTATCCGCGCCGCGCCGGACTGATCTCCTGGCGGCTCACCCGAGAACACTGCACCGAGGCCCTGCGGGTCGTCGCCGGACATCTCGACCCCGACACGCCGATCTCCCGCCTCGCCCCGGCCGAGCGTTCGCTTGTCGCCGTCGCACGAGCCCTGGCGGCACGGGCGAGACTCATCGTCCTCGACGAGCCGACCGCCCGCCTGCCCGCCGCGGACTGCACCCGGCTGTTCCGGGTGCTGCACACCCTGCGCGACCGGGGGCACGGCATCCTCTACGTCAGCCATCGCCTGGACGAGGTGTACGAGGTCGCCGACACCTTCGCCGTGCTGCGCGACGGACGCCTGGTCAGCCACGGCTCGCCGGCGAGCCACACTCCTGCCCGCCTGGTGCGCGCCATCACCGGTGAGGGGCCGACCGATCACCGCCCCGCCACCACCCCGCCCGGCGGCCCGGCCATCCTGACCCTGGAGGGGGTGCGCACCCCCGACGCGGGACCGGTCAGTCTGGAGCTCAGGCGGGGGGAAGTCCTCGGCCTGGTCGGCCTCACGGGCGCCGGACACATGGACCTCGCCCGAGCCCTCGCGGGCGCCCGGCCCCTCCTCGGCGGACGGGCATTTCTCGGCGGTCGCCCGTACCACCCCCGTACGGTCGTGGACGCCGTCGGACGGGGTATCGCCCTCGTCCCCGGTGACAGACAGCGGGAAGGTTGCCTCGCCGAGCTGACCGTACGGGAGAACCTCCTGGCCAACCCCCGGGCGGGAGGCATGTCGGCGCTGCGCTGGATCAGCCCCCGCCGCGAACGCGCCGAGGCCGGCACCCTGATCGAACGGTTCTCGGTGCGTCCCGACGACGGCGAGGCTGCCATCGCCACCCTGTCCGGGGGCAACCAGCAGAAGGTCATGATCGGCCGGTGGCTGCGGCTGGCCCTGCGCCTGCTGATCCTCGAGGAACCGACGGCGAGCGTGGACATCGGTGCCAAAGCCGCGATCCACCGCCTGCTCGACGAGGCCCTTGCCGCCGGCCTCGCGGTCCTCCTCATCTCCAGCGACTTCGAGGAGGTCGTGGCCGTGTGTCGGCGCGCCCTGGTCTTCGTCCGCGGATCCGTGACGACCGAGCTGACCGGCCCGGCCCTCACGGTCACCGAGCTCACGCGGGCGGCTTCGGCCCTGCCCTCCTCCGGAACCGCGGCGAATCCGTGA